A region from the Camelus ferus isolate YT-003-E chromosome 1, BCGSAC_Cfer_1.0, whole genome shotgun sequence genome encodes:
- the LOC116662726 gene encoding keratin-associated protein 21-1-like: MCCNYYGNYCGYGCGNSYGCGFSPYYGCGYGTGYGCGYGSCYGCGCGTGYGCGYGSCCGCGYGSGSGYCSYRPVCYRMCYSSCC; encoded by the coding sequence ATGTGTTGCAACTACTACGGCAACTACTGTGGCTATGGCTGTGGAAACAGCTATGGCTGTGGATTTAGCCCTTATTATGGCTGTGGTTATGGAACTGGATATGGCTGTGGATATGGCTCCTGCTATGGCTGTGGATGTGGAACTGGATATGGCTGTGGATATGGTTCCTGCTGTGGCTGTGGAtatggctctggctctggctacTGCAGCTACAGGCCAGTTTGCTATAGGATGTGTTATTCTTCTTGCTGCTAG